A part of Neoarius graeffei isolate fNeoGra1 chromosome 22, fNeoGra1.pri, whole genome shotgun sequence genomic DNA contains:
- the s100v2 gene encoding S100 calcium binding protein V2 codes for MLKADEFKSLLSSQLPNLVKTGGSDAGFGEVLKQMGVKDGEGITFRHFWTLIQNVATSQFGLLSHDKVSKCTCLLL; via the exons atGCTTAAGGCAGATGAATTCAAGAGCCTCCTTTCCTCGCAGCTGCCTAACCTcgtcaag ACCGGAGGGTCAGACGCCGGGTTCGGGGAGGTGCTGAAGCAGATGGGGGTGAAGGATGGAGAAGGAATCACCTTCAGACACTTCTGGACCCTGATCCAAAATGTGGCTACGTCCCAATTCGGCCTGCTCAGCCACGACAAAGTGTCCAAATGCACCTGCCTTCTACTGTGA